In Tenebrio molitor chromosome 6, icTenMoli1.1, whole genome shotgun sequence, one genomic interval encodes:
- the LOC138132561 gene encoding uncharacterized protein — protein sequence MDVKGPEWTCGEVLQLIDEYGRRPALWDTTCEDYKNRCKKHEMWLELADIFKCGKLEVERKMKILNSQYRRERLKAVRMRKAGMSHRVTWYGFKGFAFLSKLAKRAKNGAEAIKEEKDEEESAPAEVMPFVDAQDDHTTESGPASYVNDEFCEADLNGENEVTQKDGGMAKVLGERDEWAIFGELVALVFRRLPDDRTRCIAKHRINTVLYEAELASYNSASYNG from the exons ATGGACGTGAAAGGCCCCGAATGGACCTGCGGCGAGGTCCTCCAGTTAATCGACGAGTACGGCCGTCGTCCCGCATTGTGGGACACCACTTGCGAAGACTACAAGAACAGGTGCAAGAAACACGAGATGTGGCTCGAGCTGGCGGATATCTTCAAATGTGGCAAGCTCGAAGTCGAGCGGAAGATGAAGATCTTGAATTCGCAGTACCGCCGAGAGAGACTGAAGGCGGTTCGGATGAGGAAGGCGGGAATGTCGCATCGTGTCACATGGTACGGATTCAAGGGTTTCGCCTTTTTGAGCAAGCTCGCGAAGAGGGCGAAGAACGGCGCCGAGGCGATCAAAGAA GAGAAGGACGAAGAAGAGAGTGCACCGGCGGAGGTGATGCCGTTTGTGGACGCTCAGGATGACCACACGACGGAGTCGGGGCCGGCTTCGTACGTCAACGACGAGTTTTGTGAAGCAGACTTGAATGGCGAGAACGAGGTGACGCAAAAGGACGGTGGGATGGCAAAAGTGTTGGGGGAGAGGGACGAATGGGCGATTTTCGGCGAACTGGTCGCTCTCGTCTTCAGAAGACTACCAGACGATCGCACCAGGTGTATCGCGAAACACAGGATAAACACCGTTCTGTACGAAGCAGAACTCGCCAGTTACAACTCGGCGAGCTACAatggttaa